ACGTCCTCGGGCAGGATGTAGCGGCGGGTGAACTCACGCTTCACGTAGCAGCCGCGGTCGTCCGACTTCTCCTCGTGCTTGCCGTGAATGACGACGCTGTTGTCTTGAGTCTTCACTGTGATTTCTTCCGGAGCGAAGTGCCTGGTGTCGACGCGAATGGCGAACTTGTCCGGTGAGCAGGCGACAGAAGCGCCCTGCATTGCAGGGCAGGCGGCAGAAGTGCCCTGCATTGCAGGGCAGACGCTACCGGACGACTGCCGGTGGTGACGAGGGTGGGCATAGCGGCGTTGGTGATGAAACGGCGTGTCAGAAAGCTCACCGTCGAAGAAAGAGCCTCCGAAGTCGTCGTCGAAGAAGCGCCTCGCCATGTCCGAGGGACACCGGGAACCGTAGTTGAGCAGAGGAAACAGTGCCATGACGCTTTTGCGAACGCTTGCTTCACCCACAGCACCTTCTGTGCAGAACAGCTGCGCAAATCTGATCTAGCTGAGCGAGCAGACGCCGCTTATAAAGCGTATCGTCTGCTTCGAGAAGAGCGTtcgagaaagagcgagagaacGACAACAACAACCACGAGCGCGATGTGATTGGTCCAACAGAGTGACGTGGTGCGAGCGCCGTTCTTGCTCGCTGTGGGGACGAGAGAGAAGGTTCGCGATTATTCTGGCTCGTTCGGTGAGTCATGCAGTGGGTTCGATAGTTGTCGTTCttgttttcgtgttttttttctttcttttttaaatcctGTCCAGCATCGTAGCATTATCTGTCGCTACCGCAGCAAATCAAAAACTGGCGTGATCATTCTTTCACACGTCGCACGCGTCGATCTTTCTCGTACGTTCTCGCAAGTTCCgaggcgtcgtctgctacgacacGACGTGACACGCCCATAGCTAGGATTCGTTACTGGGAAATGAAACTTTCTACTGCTGCTTCATGCAGCTATAGCCGTCCCAAAGCCATCAAAACGATGTTAATTTTCTCTCCTTAGTCAACGCTTCGGCCAATAA
This genomic window from Dermacentor albipictus isolate Rhodes 1998 colony chromosome 9, USDA_Dalb.pri_finalv2, whole genome shotgun sequence contains:
- the LOC139050049 gene encoding alpha-crystallin A chain-like, producing MALFPLLNYGSRCPSDMARRFFDDDFGGSFFDGELSDTPFHHQRRYAHPRHHRQSSGSVCPAMQGTSAACPAMQGASVACSPDKFAIRVDTRHFAPEEITVKTQDNSVVIHGKHEEKSDDRGCYVKREFTRRYILPEDVDPETVKCHLQPNGLLALEAPRKNAPKEQPKNIPIEIKHESASGDAAKEK